A genomic stretch from Tenrec ecaudatus isolate mTenEca1 chromosome X, mTenEca1.hap1, whole genome shotgun sequence includes:
- the LOC142434241 gene encoding U6 snRNA-associated Sm-like protein LSm5 yields MAANATTNPSQLLPLELVDKCIGSRIHIVMKSDKEIVGTLLGFDDFVNMVLEDVTEFEITPEGRRITKLDQILLNGNNITMLVPGGEGPEV; encoded by the coding sequence ATGGCGGCGAACGCTACCACGAACCCGTCGCAGCTGCTGCCTCTAGAGCTTGTGGACAAATGTATAGGATCAAGAATTCACATCGTGATGAAGAGTGACAAGGAAATTGTTGGCACCCTTCTAGGTTTCGATGACTTTGTCAATATGGTTTTGGAAGATGTCACTGAATTTGAAATCACAccagaaggaagaagaattactaaACTAGATCAGATTTTGCTAAATGGAAATAACATAACAATGCTGGTTCCTGGAGGAGAAGGACCTGAAGTATGA